The sequence CCATGAGACGAGAGCACCTCCTCCTTCCCCTGGGCATCACCCTCCTGGCCGCCGCCCACCTGCGCTGGGGCGTCGATCTGATCGCCTGGCTCGCGCCGGTGCCCCTCGGCCTCCTCCACGCGCCGGCCTACCTGCTGGTGGAGCCGGCGCGGCGGGCTACACCCAGCTCCACTCCCCGGTCCTGCTGCAGAGCGTCTCCCTCTTCGGGATCGCGGGCCTCTCCTTCCTCGTCTCCTGGGGGGCCTCGATCCTCGCGGCGAGCCTGGCCCGGCGCCGCCTCGCCCGCCGCCCCGCGCTCACCTTCGCCGGGGTGCTCGCTGCGGCGCTCCTCTTCGGCGCCCTGCGTCTGGCCGCCGCGGGCGAGGGCGGCTACGCCCTCCTGCGCCCCACCCGCTTCGGCCTCTCCGCGGGCGTCGACGCCCACGGCCGGGTGCGCGGGCAGGCCAGCGCCTTCGACGCACCGGAGACGGTGCTGATCGTCGACCTGCCGAGGCGCGGCGTCACCACGCTCTACGCGCGGGCGCCCTTCCTCTTCCCCCTGGCCTGCGCCCTGCTCGTCCTCTCCGCGCTCCTGCGCGAGGCCTGGCGCGCCCTCCGCCGCCGGCGCGCGCTGCCCGCGGTGGCCTAGGAGAGCGCGCCCTGGAGGGGCTGGATCAGCTTCTCGTCGTCCTCGGCCACCCGGCCGACGCGGGCATCGACCGGGTAGGCCTCGAGCCCCTCGCGGGGCCCGAGGAGCGCGCCGGCCTCGTCCCGGCTGCGCTGCGGGTCGAGCCAGGCGCCGGCCTCGGACCAGGGCAGGAGGGCCGGCATCCGATCGTGGATCTCGGCGATGTCGGCGCCGGGCGCGGTGGTGAGGATCACGGCCACCGCGCCGAGCTCCTCCTCCCCATCCCAGGGGCGCCAGAGGCCCGCCATGGCGAGCGGGATCCCGTCCGGATCATGCAGGGCCATGGGCTGCTTCTTCTTCTGGCCCGGCACCTTCTTCCACTCGTAGTAGCCCCAGGCCGGGAGGATGCAGCGCTGCCAGCCGCTCTTCCAGTAGGAGCGCCCGCCCCCCAGCCACTTCTCGGCCTGGGCGTTGATCAGGAGCGAGCGGGCCCAGTCCGGCTGCACCCCCCAGCGCAGCTCGGCGAGGTGCACCTCGTCCGCGGCGCCGCCGGTGGCGCTCCCCGGGCGCAGGACCGGCACCGGGGTGGCCGGCGCCACGTTGAAGCGCGCCCGCGGCTCGACCTCGAGGTGCAGGGGCATCGAGAGGAGGTCGTGGATCTCCGCCCAGGAGAGCTCACCGGTGATGTAGCGGCCGCACATCGCCCGGCCAATCTATCCACCGCGGCGGGCGGGCGCTAATCGAGGCGAAAGACCTGCCCGCTGTCCAGCTCGAGGTGGGCCGGGACGATCCCCAGCCGCCCGGCGGCCTGGGCCTCGGCCAGCAGGCTCGAGGCGTGGCTCAGCCGGGCGGCCACCGCCCGGGCGTTGTGCACCTCGGAGGCGTGCAGGTCGGTGGGCTCCCCCTCGAGGTCCGCGGCGGCGACGCTCACCTGGTCCACCAGGGCCGAGAGGCTCGCCAGCTCGCGCACGGCCCGGTCGGAGAGGTCCTCGCGGGCGCGGGCGACGGCCGCGGCCACCGCCCCGCAGCGCGCGTGACCCAGCACCATCACCAGCGGCACCCCGAGGCTGGCCACCGCGAACTCCACGCTGCCGATCACCTCGGGTGAGACGACCGGCCCGGCGACCCGCACCACGAAGACGCGGCCGGGGTCGAGGTTGAAGAGGTGCGCGGGCTCGACCCGGGCGTCGGCGCAGGTCAGGACCACCGCGACGGGGGCCTGGGTCTCCACCGCCCGGCGCCAGGCGGCGCCCCCCGGCAGGGGCCGGGGGCGCTGCTCACCCCCGAGGAAGCGCGCGTGGCCCTCGAGGAGGGCGCGCAGGGCCTCCTCGGCCGGGGCGGGGAGCGCTCGGGAGTCCGGGCTCATGGCGGGGGGACGAAGTCTCCGGCGGGCTCGCTCGCGGGCGGGCCCGGCGGGGCTGCGGGGGGAGGCGTGGGCGCCCCGGCGCTGCCGGGGTCGGCGATGCCGAAGGCGGCGCCCGGCAAGATGGCCTCGATGACCACGTGCTGCGCGGTCACCTGGTAGACGAGGAC comes from Deltaproteobacteria bacterium and encodes:
- a CDS encoding SOS response-associated peptidase; the protein is MCGRYITGELSWAEIHDLLSMPLHLEVEPRARFNVAPATPVPVLRPGSATGGAADEVHLAELRWGVQPDWARSLLINAQAEKWLGGGRSYWKSGWQRCILPAWGYYEWKKVPGQKKKQPMALHDPDGIPLAMAGLWRPWDGEEELGAVAVILTTAPGADIAEIHDRMPALLPWSEAGAWLDPQRSRDEAGALLGPREGLEAYPVDARVGRVAEDDEKLIQPLQGALS
- a CDS encoding carbonic anhydrase, translating into MSPDSRALPAPAEEALRALLEGHARFLGGEQRPRPLPGGAAWRRAVETQAPVAVVLTCADARVEPAHLFNLDPGRVFVVRVAGPVVSPEVIGSVEFAVASLGVPLVMVLGHARCGAVAAAVARAREDLSDRAVRELASLSALVDQVSVAAADLEGEPTDLHASEVHNARAVAARLSHASSLLAEAQAAGRLGIVPAHLELDSGQVFRLD